Sequence from the Rutidosis leptorrhynchoides isolate AG116_Rl617_1_P2 chromosome 3, CSIRO_AGI_Rlap_v1, whole genome shotgun sequence genome:
aaagggtaattgattacatgaatgtagttccaaactttttgagattcaacattacaaattctgcttatcgtgtcggaaacatataaaggttaggtttaaatttggtcggaaatttccgggtcgtcacatcaatagtgggttaggcaaagttatagctaacaaggttctgattttatggtcaagtccaacacgacgtttatcctcagcatcccatctagaaggagtgagaataacctctctgccaggaacagcaggagtgtcagctgtagctggagcactaccaatagtctcagtgggaataaatggaccatctgtggcaataccaggcatgagtgggtcaatagactcaaggtgaagcatgaatcttaccttccaagtttcatactcatcttcatcaaatttgggtggtctattggatgagccattttcaaggtaagctgtacttgaatatgcagccatgagagaattcagatccaagatattaattatcaagattgaagctctgataccagttattggtTCCTTGATAACAATAGGAGTaatgtagaggggggtgaatacaatttcttttaattaacttaacagttaagcacgattagtattcaagcatgtaaattaaatagagtcacaggtaattttcaatggttattctttattgattgaatcacaaagaatcacaactatccttggcagaatgatagttggttgatacagattacctagaatatagctaagaggtaaactaaaagctattacacatttttgactctaaacccacaccactagtagatacaatagtggatacaacaatttatagtagtcctattaaccgtgtaatggttctattgtccactggtacataggatgtctgtacttgtggggacaactgcatcagagagcatgctctcctctttcctctttggtagctatttgcaggaacaccccaattcggtttagcaccactatttgattaaacaaatagaatgttgtgttctctaggtgttgacaaagtataacccatgtctgcacatgcgttaaacttctgcattcccacgtggtcttgtaaggtcacttgtcagccggcgacgcgtgtccttttctgttcaactttgtctttgacttctattGAATAGTACAATTAATGTAGACCACTTGGGAAAgtatatgcttataatggagcatagctgtcttgtgtagtaagctgcattccagctgtgctggttcttcattgctgagacacttgatattcttgaactgctgagtacacatcttgtgctgattgaagaacactgtctaccttgtgctggtagactgagcagcaaactacactCGACACAGTAATATctgatgtctatacataaacaaacttgtgctggctgcacataacattttagtgcaaataaattacagttttgtcataattaaatccttaattattttggggactcaacacatattttattacgttttaatgacttaagtttgttaagttgacagtccaacgttagtagtccataattaattgtccacagttagtagtacagaaataaatcaatatatattatctcgaatcaatccacgacccagtctatacaagtctcagactcgatcacaactcaaagtatatatattattttggaatcaacctcaaccctgtatagctaactcgatcattaccgcatatagagtgtctatggttattccaaataatatatatatgacgtcgatatgatatgttaaaacattgtatacgtgtctatggtctatcaagattacataatatatgttagaatacatgtataatacaatataagttagtaaagttatggttagtatagatttgttacaaagtttcacgtagctaaaacaagcaaaagtatccaattttgttttacccataacttcttcgttttaaatccgttttgagtgaatccaattgctatggtttcatattgaaccaaatattaataatataaacagaaaaagtatagatttatagtcagaaatataagttacaagtcatttttgaaagagatagtcatttccgtcgaaagaacgacatcttgatgaccattttgaaaaacatacttccactttgaatttaaccatgatttttggatatagtttcatgttcatatgaaatatcattttctcataagaacaacttttaaatcaaagtttatcatagtttttaattatctaacccaaaacagcccccggttttactacgacgtatgtccggttttacggtgttcttcgtgtttccatgttttaaatcattaagttagcatatcatatagatatagaacatgtgtttagttgaagtgttttactgtagcaaatagtgttttactgtagcaaatagtgttttacttgtacatctttgatttaattgtatttcttcttatatatatataaaataaaaacttacctcataaaaaaataaaacgattatataattatcacaagttatgacgttcgtgaatcatcaggcaagcggggtggtcaattgactacataaactcatttcaattaatcaagtcttaataagtttgattgcttaacatgttggaaacatttaatcatgtaaatatagttttcatttaatatataaacatgaaaaagttcgggtcactacacataaccaATTGTTCCTTTCACCCCAGATGTACTGTTTAGGTCAGAATTTGTTTCAAGAAATCGAGTTAATCCAAAGTCTCCAACATGAGCCACCATATCATCATCCAGTAGTATGTTGCTAGGGTTTAAATCACAGTGAACAATGGTTGGTCCACAAAAATTGTGAAGATAATCAAGTGCAGATGCAATATCGATGAGAATATTTATTCTTTGAGGAAGGTTTAGTCTAGATGCATGTACACTTAAATGTATCCAATCATGTAAGCTTCCATTTGACATGTAATCATAAATCAAAGCTTTGAAATCATTTCCTTGAAAGTCAACACTTGAACATGAAGTAATTATCTTCAATAGATTCCTGTGTCGAACACTCCACCTTGCTTCACATTCTCTTATAAATTTTTTTCGAGCTCCTTGAGTTTGAAGATGCAAGACTTTCACTGAAACAAATCTATCATCATGTTCCAGAAGTCCTTTATAAATAGAGCTTGACCCACCCTTGCCAATTAAACTGGTTTCAGAGAAGCCATCAGTAGTCTTGAGAAGTTGAATGTAGAAAACTTTCAAAAATCGTTCGTTTGTCGATGATTGAGAAGGTtggtcttttcttttctttttatataaaACGTACACAACACATGATACAATCAAAAGTGAGGAAGCAATCAATTAGACTATTACAAATACCAAAAACCTCTTTTATGTTTCTTCTTCTACTTGCATTTGGGTAACCCGAGTTCTACTAAGCCACCACAGAGCTTTCGATTCCCCGCGATAGATATTCCATTTGCATTCGCAAACACCCCTCTCACTGGAACTTCAACCTCAAAATCATTAAATGACATGTTTAATGCTTGTAATGACGAAAATCCTTCCAAGAATCGAGGAATATTTCCAGACAAATTATTATGAAAAAGATCGAGTTCCACCAATCCCCTCATGGAACTTAATGATGGTTGTAACATACCTTGGAATAAGTTGTCGTTGATGTATAAGTATGAAAGGCTAGAGCATCCACTAAGACTACTAGGAATGTTACCTGATAGATCATTATGAGATAATTTCAGAAAACTCAACATCTTGAGGTCTCCAATCTCAGACGGAAGGGAGCCAGATAGGTTGTTATGAGAAAGATCTACTCCTATGGATAGAGATGAAAGTTGAAGAAGTTGTTTCGGTATGTTGCCACTTAGTCTATTGTTATCACGGTATAATACTTTAAGACGATAACAATTTCCTAGACTTAGTGGAATAATCCCTTCCAGTTCGTTGGAATCTATACCAAGTCTATTGATCATTGACCAGTTCCCAATGGTATCAGGAATTGGCCCTAAAAATTGGTTGTCATTGAAGACGACAAATTGTAACTTTTGAAGCTTTCCAATTGTAGAGGATATTTTTCCTGTCAATCTATTATAAGCTAAGTGAGTCAAGCCAACTAGATTACCTATACTTGAGGAGAGGTTTCCATATAATTTATTTTCTGATAAATCTAGTATAGCTAAATGATCAGAAAGATTACCAATTGACCTCAAGAGCGCTCCTTTAAAATTGCAATTGCGCATAATCAATATTTCTAATTTGCTGCAATTGTTTAAAGAATCAATAGACTTTATTTCATTCGCTTCCCTACTTTCAAAAATATTACATAAGCCTATATGATTAATATCTGTTAGTTTTGAAAACTCGATTGTCAACTTCCCACTAAACCTATTTATACTCATCTCAAATTCTCTTAACTTAGAACAATTAGATATGGAGGGAGGAAGAATCCCAGACAGATCGTTATCCCTTAATTGAAGTCTAATCAGATGAGGTAACAGTAAGGTGATTCTCAGACAAAGATAAATTAGTTAGGAGTGAAAGGTTATAAATGGAATGAGGGATGGTACCACTTAAGTTACAGCCATCTAAGTAAAATAGTCTTAAGCTTTTCAAATGGCCAAAGGTGTCTGGAATGCTCCCACCAAACGGATTCCCTGAAATGGATAACAGTTCTAGTAATCCCTGGAATTCCACATGTTAAATGATTATTACCCACTACTAAATAATTTAGTTTCGACAAGAGACTAATCTCCTTTGGTATGCTTCCAACTAGCTCATTAGCACCAAGCTGAAACGTTTCTAGGTTCAAACTACCCAATAAGTTAGTTGGAATGACTCCACTAAACTCGTTTTCTACAATATTCAAAACACATAGCCAGAACAAACGACCGAGTTCATGGGGTATGGTTCTATGAAAGCTGTTGTTCCCGAGTCTAAGCTCACGAAGGAAGCTGAGATTTCCAACATGAGGAGACAATGATCCTTCCAGGCCTTGTGAAATCAGTTGTAAACCAATTACTCTTTTGTGCCTCTTCCCACATGTAACACCGCTCCAGTCACAGAAATGAAATGAAGTGTTCCATGAGGTTAGGGCTCCATAAGGATCGTGGGTGATGAGTGACTTGAAAGACAACAACGCCAGGCGATCTGTCTGATTCCTATAATCATAGGAAGATGATGATGAGATGGTggcattagtattattagtagtcaGAAATATAACAATACCATAAAAGAGGAAAGCATTGAGAGAGGAAAATAATGAACAAACTGGTTGCCTTGAGTTCATTTTTGGAACTAAGTATAAGATTACAAACCTCGTTGATGCCTTTTTTATtggtaaaataatataataatgaaaatttGGAAATAGCAATTAGTGGGTAGACGTGACTTCCAGGGCTCTTGTGGGTGAGTGGGTGGGTTCTTATGTATGGACTTGCTTTAATTGATAACTCCATCACTTATCTACCAGTGGGTAGACTTGACTTAGTTTTATTGGTGACCCATCAAATAGACACTTACCACATTCTAATCAATATTTTCATGGGATATTTATAAAGTTACCATCTTGTATGATTTTAACTTGTTGCGCTAGCTAAGCATATATGAATAACACCTTTGCAAAATTGACTCTGACTTATACAtgatggtttccagtggtttccagccgtcatctagatggctctgttccagccgtcatctagatgttcaaagctgccgacgttgacaacgcgtatggaagtggcaaacttgaacacgatgacggccgccaacttccgccaactttcctcgttcacaccattcaccgccatagaatttttgctataaatagagatgcaaactttcattgtaaataatcccaaaatcactcagagaagtgtaatcacaacctagatagtgtgtgtgagtttgagagttttttttagagttttgtaaatactcgtgtaatctattcttgtgagtaatagagttatttttctctcaaatttgtatctcccaacgtccaggcgatcctctcttcccaacaagtggtatcaagagcttggttagagacgttggttgagtttttgggtcttctgaagtttcctcaaaatccaattttgagtgtaccattggattcgtctcgtcgaaccgagtccaacgaaaaaaacggtgacttaaacagagttataacgagcccagaaaacgcggtcaaagtttggtcaactcgccggaatctcgccggagaagacgaccggtgccggaattttcgccggagaagaaagtcctgtagcaattcactgtagcagtcatgtagcaattcactgtaacaGCTGGCGGCATtgtagcaagttcctgtagcagtactgtagcagtactgtagcaattctgaaattttacaatttggtccctgaaattttcagaatttcatttttggtccctgaagtttataaaaaattataatttttcccCGTAAGTGGAATTGAAGCCGTGAAGTGTcttttccaccattttcaaccgttccggacataacggtgatctctgttttctacaattcaaccccgtgtgtgtgttgaaaaattatttgtaaggtgataatgtccatagaagagtcaacatcatcttcgggagctatgattatgctcatagccacaaactacacgctgtggaaacctcggatggaatatctcctcagctgtaaggatttattTGACCATATTGAATTAAAGGGTACAAATCATGATTCCACTAAAgaaaaagagtggaagaaatctaaccgaaaaactattggtcagatcgtcaatggattgatcatagtgtcttccaccatgttgcacaagagacagacgcatatgccctctggaaaaagttggaggacatgtaccaggccaagactgctcggaataaagccctgttgatgaggcgtttagtcaacatgaagcttaaaagtggaacttcagttgtcgagcataccagtgagttccagagcttggttaaccagttatcgtctgtagagatgccgcttggcgatgaagttcaggcgttactgctacttagttcccttcccaaTAGTTGGGAAacactggtagtaacactcagcaactcagccccgaatggcaaacttaccatgtcaatggtcaaggatgccctattcagtaaagaggcaaggagaaaggacatgggcacagatcagacccatgcctttgtcacaaagAAACGGGGGAGACagtgaatgagtagcaaaaataaatggagaggcagaagcaagagtaggggcaggtcagctgatggcagaaaaccaacttataaatgtcatcattgtggattagagggacatatgaaaaagaactgctatagattgaaagaggaacaaggtcaaagcagttcacagtcgaagaacaagggtggagaaacattagttacaatcactggtgatgtagcttattgttcaacccatgatgagacatgccttcacgtctcacgagaagacacggaatgggtggtagatactgcagcttcctaccacgtgactccatacaaggaatacttcacaacatacaaagctggtgactttggagctgtgaagatgggaaattccagttccgctgagattgtcggaattggtgatgtcaagataaagacaagttccgggagcacaatcactttgaaggatgtccgccatgtgccagatcttcgactgaatttactttctggggtagctctcgacaaacagggctatgatagtcatttcagtaaaggcacatggaaattgtcaagaggcgctatgatagtcactcgaggacacatttgtggcacactgtacaagactcatgtgaagatctgcacagacatcattaatgttgcagaaaaagaggcttcacaaaatttatggcaccagagactcggtcacatgagtgagaaagggttgtataccctaataaagaaggagcttattaaTGTAGACAAGGACTCtccactagatccttgcaatcattgtctgtttggtaagcagcatagagtctcgtttaattcatcttcaacgagaagatcagtgttactcagtctggtacactctgatgtttgcggtcacTTAGagattgaatcaattggcggcaatcgatactttctgacgtttattgatgatacttctcgaaaggtgtggataTATTTCTTGCGgatgaaggaccaggtgttcgattacttcaaacagtttcatgtcatggtagaacgtgagacaggaaagaagttaaagtgtcttcgatctgacaacggcggtgaatactcctccaggcagttcgatgcctattgcagatcatatggcatccaacatgagaagacagttccacgtacccctcaacacaatggtatagcagaaagaatgaaccgaacaatcatgaaacgtgttcggagcatgctcataTGGCTAagttgccaaagccattctggggagaagcagtcagagctgcatgttacttgatcaaccgatctccatcagtaccactgaattttgaagttccggagaaactttggtctggaaaggaccatcatactctcacttaagagtatttggatgtttggcatacacacatgtatccaaggagctcaggcagaagttggatgcaaggaccactccatgcatatttataggctatggagatgaagaatttagatacagattatgggatccaaaggagaaaaaggtgatcagaagtagggacgtagtgTTCCATAAAATCCAGACAATAGAAGacattgaaaagcccacaatatctcagatgACAAATGTtgttgctcaggtgccagaggtaaCAACAGAATCATTTATGAGAAATGAACATGCAGTGCAAgatgaaataccggaagtagaagataatgaggaaaatgacggtgctgagcagggggagccacaaccccatctgccagacgttccaggaccatcacaaggagaagatgatggtggatctcctcagtatattccagaagttcgaagatctgaacgaggtcggattccatcgagtagatatccggaatccgagtaccttctacttactgaagatggagaaccagagagttttcatgaagcagtaactcataaggataaagaaaaatggttgctcgcaatgcaggatgagatgaattctctgcagaaaaatcaaacttatgagattgtagaacttccacgcgggaagaaggcactgaaaaataaatgggtgttcaagccgaaaaaggatggtagtaaaaaagtggtgaaatacaaagcacgacttatagtcaaaggattccaacagaagaaagggattaattttgaagagatattttcaccagtagtcaggatgacttcaattagagtcacacttggattggtcgcaagtatgaacttggagtttgaacagatggatgtaaagacagcttttcttcatggagatttacatgaagaaatttacatggagcagccggaaggttttgaggtttcaggagataacctcgtatgcaagctgaagaaaagtttatacggtttaaagcaggcacctaggcagtggtacaacaagtttgactcgtgcatagtgagtcaagggtacaagaaaactgcagcagatgagtgtgtctacattcagaagttttctgaaggagatttcgttgctcttctactatatgtagatgatattttGATCGTACGGAAAtatgcaacgaagatcaaccagctgaagaaggaactctctaagtcttttgacatgaaagacttag
This genomic interval carries:
- the LOC139899746 gene encoding receptor kinase-like protein Xa21, yielding MNSRQPVCSLFSSLNAFLFYGIVIFLTTNNTNATISSSSSYDYRNQTDRLALLSFKSLITHDPYGALTSWNTSFHFCDWSGVTCGKRHKRVIGLQLISQGLEGSLSPHVGNLSFLRELRLGNNSFHRTIPHELGRLFWLCVLNIVENEFSGVIPTNLLGSLNLETFQLGANELVGSIPKEISLLSKLNYLVVGNNHLTCGIPGITRTVIHFRESVWWEHSRHLWPFEKLKTILLRWLLQLRDNDLSGILPPSISNCSKLREFEMSINRFSGKLTIEFSKLTDINHIGLCNIFESREANEIKSIDSLNNCSKLEILIMRNCNFKGALLRSIGNLSDHLAILDLSENKLYGNLSSSIGNLVGLTHLAYNRLTGKISSTIGKLQKLQFVVFNDNQFLGPIPDTIGNWSMINRLGIDSNELEGIIPLSLGNCYRLKVLYRDNNRLSGNIPKQLLQLSSLSIGVDLSHNNLSGSLPSEIGDLKMLSFLKLSHNDLSGNIPSSLSGCSSLSYLYINDNLFQGMLQPSLSSMRGLVELDLFHNNLSGNIPRFLEGFSSLQALNMSFNDFEVEVPVRGVFANANGISIAGNRKLCGGLKRKDQPSQSSTNERFLKVFYIQLLKTTDGFSETSLIGKGGSSSIYKGLLEHDDRFVSVKVLHLQTQGARKKFIRECEARWSVRHRNLLKIITSCSSVDFQGNDFKALIYDYMSNGSLHDWIHLSVHASRLNLPQRINILIDIASALDYLHNFCGPTIVHCDLNPSNILLDDDMVAHVGDFGLTRFLETNSDLNSTSGVKGTIGYV